In the genome of Drosophila subpulchrella strain 33 F10 #4 breed RU33 chromosome 2L, RU_Dsub_v1.1 Primary Assembly, whole genome shotgun sequence, one region contains:
- the LOC119547677 gene encoding DNA-directed RNA polymerase I subunit RPA2 — translation MLEEMKQMKTTPVLTNSRPEFKKIPKKLSRHLANLGAPHVDSFDEMLTVGLDHVAKHMIPIHWQSPAGEKISLKVESIWISKPQVPPDVIDVRTREIYPTDSRQLHLSYSGICSARLGWSVNGVEKSPINMDLGEVPIMLRSKACNLGLASPADMVKHGEHDSEWGGIFVIRGNEKIVRMLIMTRRNHPICIKRSSWKDRGQNFSDIGVLVQTVREDESSQSNVVHYLNNGTAKFMFSHVKRLSYVPVCLILKCLMDYTDEEIYNRLVRGYESDQYYVSCVQSMLREVQNENVYTHAQCRSFIGNLFRSRFPEVPEWQPDEDVTDFILRERVMIHLDTYEDKFQLIVFMVQKLFQCAQGKHRVENVDSAMMQEVLLPGHLYQKYLSERVESWVLQVRRCLQKKLTTPDSLLTSAVMTQCMKQAGGIGRSMESFLATGNIASRTGLGLMQNSGLVIMAENINRMRYMSHFRAIHRGSYFTTMRTTEARQLLPDAWGFICPVHTPDGTPCGLLNHLTLTCEISKRPDPKLVATIPAKLSDMGMMPLSNQSDPGVKLYVVFLDGKHLGHILQSEATSIVDDLRHGKIFGTLPQMMEIGFIPFKKNGQFPGLYLSTGPARMMRPVWNLKWKRVEYIGTLEQLYMEIAIDPKEMYPDFTTHLELAKTHFMSNLANLIPMPDYNQSPRNMYQCQMGKQTMGTPCLNWPKQAANKLYRLQTPATPLFRPVHYDNIQMDDFAMGTNAIVAVISYTGYDMEDAMIINKAAYERGFAYGSIYKTKFLTLDKKSSYFARHPHMPELVKYLDTDGLPHPGSKLSFGTPLYCYFDGEVATYKVVKMDEKEDCTVESVRQLGSFDLSPKKTVAITLRIPRPATIGDKFASRAGQKGICSQKYPAEDLPFTESGLIPDIVFNPHGFPSRMTIAMMIETMAGKGAAINGDVYDATPFRFSEENTAIDYFGKVLEAGGYNYYGTERLYSGVDGREMTADIFFGVVHYQRLRHMVFDKWQVRSTGAVEARTHQPIKGRKRGGGVRFGEMERDALISHGAAFLLQDRLFHNSDKTHTLVCHKCGSILAPLQQIVKRNETGVLSSKPDTCRLCGDNSNVSMIEIPFSFKFLVTELSSVNINARFKLNEI, via the exons ATGCTGGAGGAGATGAAACAAATGAAGACCACTCCGGTGCTGACCAATTCCCGGCCGGAATTCAAGAAGATACCCAAAAAACTCAGCAGG CACCTGGCCAACTTGGGAGCACCCCATGTGGATTCCTTCGACGAGATGTTGACCGTGGGCCTGGATCACGTGGCCAAGCACATGATTCCCATCCACTGGCAGAGTCCTGCCGGCGAAAAGATCTCACTGAAGGTGGAATCCATTTGGATATCGAAGCCACAGGTGCCGCCAGATGTGATTGACGTGCGCACCCGAGAGATTTACCCCACGGACTCCAGGCAGCTGCACCTCTCCTACTCGGGCATCTGCTCGGCTCGATTGGGATGGAGTGTCAATGGCGTGGAGAAGAGCCCCATAAATATGGACCTGGGTGAAGTGCCCATTATGCTGCGCTCCAAGGCCTGCAATCTGGGACTGGCTTCGCCGGCAGACATGGTGAAGCATGGAGAGCACGACAGCGAGTGGGGTGGAATCTTTGTGATCCGAGGAAACGAGAAGATCGTGCGCATGTTGATTATGACCAGGAGAAACCATCCCATCTGCATAAAACGCTCGTCCTGGAAGGATCGTGGACAGAATTTCAGCGACATCGGTGTGCTAGTGCAAACAGTCCGCGAGGACGAATCGTCCCAGAGTAATGTAGTCCACTATTTAAACAATGGAACAGCCAAGTTTATGTTCTCCCACGTGAAAAGATTATCCTACGTACCCGTTTGCCTGATCCTCAAGTGCCTGATGGATTATACGGATGAAGAGATATACAACAGATTGGTGCGAGGCTATGAATCCGACCAGTACTATGTATCCTGCGTGCAGAGCATGCTAAGAGAAGTACAGAACGAGAATGTTTACACACACGCCCAGTGCAGGAGCTTCATTGGCAATCTTTTCCGTTCCCGCTTCCCGGAAGTTCCGGAATGGCAACCGGATGAGGATGTCACGGACTTTATCCTCAGGGAGCGAGTCATGATTCACTTGGATACCTACGAGGACAAGTTCCAGTTAATTGTATTCATGGTGCAGAAGCTTTTCCAATGCGCCCAGGGCAAACACAGAGTGGAAAACGTCGATTCGGCGATGATGCAGGAAGTGCTCCTGCCAGGTCATCTCTACCAGAAATACTTAAGTGAACGAGTGGAGTCCTGGGTTTTGCAAGTCCGCCGTTGCCTCCAAAAGAAGCTGACTACCCCAGATAGCCTACTGACCAGTGCCGTTATGACGCAGTGCATGAAACAAGCGGGCGGAATTGGTCGCTCAATGGAGTCATTCCTAGCCACTGGCAATATTGCCAGTCGCACTGGCCTGGGATTGATGCAAAATAGTGGATTGGTCATCATGGCGGAGAACATAAACAGAATGCGTTACATGTCCCACTTCCGCGCCATCCACCGTGGTTCCTACTTCACAACCATGAGGACCACGGAGGCGCGACAGCTGCTCCCCGATGCTTGGGGCTTCATCTGTCCAGTACACACTCCCGATGGCACACCATGTGGCCTGCTCAATCATTTGACACTTACCTGCGAGATTTCGAAGCGTCCGGATCCCAAGCTAGTGGCG ACCATTCCCGCAAAGCTGTCAGATATGGGCATGATGCCCTTGTCAAACCAAAGTGATCCGGGGGTCAAGCTGTACGTGGTCTTTCTGGACGGCAAACACCTGGGTCACATTCTGCAATCAGAGGCCACCAGTATAGTCGACGATTTGCGCCACGGAAAGATATTTGGAACCCTTCCCCAGATGATGGAGATAGGCTTCATACCATTCAAAAAGAACGGCCAGTTCCCAGGTCTTTACCTTTCGACGGGACCGGCCAGGATGATGAGGCCCGTTTGGAACCTGAAGTGGAAGAGGGTGGAGTACATTGGAACGCTAGAGCAGCTGTACATGGAGATTGCCATCGACCCTAAGGAGATGTATCCAGATTTCACCACTCATCTGGAGTTGGCCAAGACGCACTTCATGAGCAACCTGGCCAACTTGATTCCCATGCCGGATTACAATCAATCGCCTCGTAACATGTACCAGTGTCAGATGGGAAAGCAAACGATGGGAACCCCCTGCTTAAATTGGCCCAAGCAAGCGGCCAATAAGTTGTACCGTCTTCAGACGCCGGCCACTCCTCTCTTCCGCCCAGTTCACTACGACAACATTCAGATGGATGACTTTGCAATGGGAACTAATGCTATAGTAGCTGTCATTTCCTACACGGGTTACGACATGGAAGATGCCATGATCATCAACAAGGCAGCCTATGAACGAGGATTCGCATATGGAAGTATCTACAAAACGAAGTTCCTGACTCTGGACAAGAAGAGCAGCTACTTCGCAAGGCATCCGCACATGCCGGAGCTAGTTAAATATCTAGATACAGATGGTCTTCCACATCCTGGCTCCAAATTGAGCTTTGGGACGCCGTTGTACTGCTATTTTGACGGAGAGGTGGCCACTTATAAAGTTGTCAAGATGGACGAGAAGGAGGATTGCACAGTAGAGAGCGTCCGACAGTTGGGAAGCTTCGATTTGTCGCCCAAGAAAACGGTGGCCATTACCCTGAGGATTCCTCGACCCGCCACGATCGGAGATAAGTTTGCTTCACGAGCCGGTCAAAAGGGTATTTGTTCACAAAAATATCCAGCCGAGGACTTGCCCTTCACGGAATCGGGCTTGATCCCAGACATTGTGTTCAATCCCCACGGTTTCCCCTCCCGTATGACAATCGCCATGATGATCGAGACGATGGCGGGAAAGGGTGCTGCGATCAACGGGGATGTTTACGATGCAACTCCCTTCCGCTTTTCCGAGGAGAACACGGCTATTGACTACTTTGGCAAGGTGCTGGAGGCTGGCGGCTACAATTACTACGGAACAGAGAGACTGTATTCTGGAGTTGATGGCCGCGAGATGACGGCGGATATATTCTTCGGAGTGGTCCATTACCAGCGTCTCCGGCACATGGTGTTTGACAAGTGGCAGGTGAGATCCACGGGAGCGGTGGAGGCTCGTACCCATCAGCCAATTAAGGGCAGAAAACGAGGCGGCGGCGTGAGATTCGGAGAGATGGAACGCGATGCCTTGATCTCCCACGGAGCCGCTTTCCTGCTGCAGGACCGATTGTTCCACAACTCGGATAAGACACACACGCTGGTGTGCCACAAATGTGGTTCCATTCTGGCGCCGCTGCAGCAGATTGTCAAGCGAAACGAAACGGGAGTGCTCTCCTCGAAGCCGGATACGTGTCGCTTGTGCGGGGACAACAGTAACGTGTCCATGATCGAGATACCTTTCTCCTTCAAATTTCTGGTCACCGAACTGAGTTCGGTCAACATCAATGCCAGATTTAAATTGAACGAGATTTAA
- the LOC119546840 gene encoding uncharacterized protein LOC119546840 yields the protein MGNAESTQSADDTQMQVQQATDDEPWWNNIEHENLVLEQAPQATTTAAKRTEEEEPPKNRKTLVAVEMEGKANDSPEKEQSLEEFREELRQKREARQNAVQDMRDEIASLKKQLAKEQAENRRLRKEEDAEDQTQIQAASLDTPSRPDSDPDDENPSSRSRHANIELASAQLALQQAQAENLSLRGEVEVVQRQVGTLKEVISCCKQMLSVKEEQCAQLKMKLTQIENSFSEREMKIMSNNLRQEYERQLVNIRQLRQLYEERQRVAAAEYENLQRLISIKRDELTAEQEKTKNFEERNQSLLKEVETANEELAKLREECSEHKFEKRLLSEQVGAVNMLFSQLIMGFNGKSNMDIDRVNRMLEENRQLLNQMTQAEGNCSDGATLPKLLFDLVEQATAHGDSAGESDKSRSATPTPTNEDTTDCCQPEAGVGAGVIKKSRKRSSGAGVDVDATAASLKSHEPEIMGKVASAQEIIGNLPKVWKVLMELLSHHKIERVQFEELPSCSGSATSSGASSASSSAARAPGKDEDESHRKPPELSVSKTYIKLKDLILEKKSLVKETNRLKTLNSHLDYRLNQQEKRLSGVSLELTKTWHLVGKMQRQHRQLHTQEQILRYQLQQKRRLLSELKDELEYCRRKWALARAKNDESQEQCDEWRREFARRKLEDANHSAESGYSDSGPQSDEERDVLRADLGNVVPVEAPTSSAVCRRKLLRDQFEHTRKIKRMQSTSPGRQGLAGEEDESEEIVLRWNSAPPTCGWREDATYSGGEEGGEEEDEENQESGAHGGLPKAPHSSRSRQRVQAGSSGSSGTASRIQKLEEQCKNLIQQVLETSGNRERLEIQLCQFQDDISPAQHAVPLEEFINRKRMERMTRASSAPATGSLTPREEEYTRKRSERLGRLEEESRQLMSRIKRTADRGQYLKKSLDRIRRAPSREASFESNTEDESALPASKTETPPDASPLTAEEEEYTSRRAARIQRLEEESRQLISQLSRNTERGENLSTKLDTLHEQHGPNPQPEQVESSASISQTVEQRLEDIERVSANRAERLRLLEVQGNELIARLSSTSERGTAMINRIAEREATRRQEAELVEQTVPTEEATTSVNSIASTRIVGEPEEEVEGAGCCVTVTTTSCQLALKLQSTGAIPKNTTMRGRPQSQLCAAARQDDAVKKRSSGKEAVEKEAPETLEDMVQRLRALPFPGKTQENESVESENKGVPNSLETHNLQDVKNQEEKIREEEIEDQESEESPAEQLEERKQTDEEH from the exons ATGGGAAATGCCGAGTCCACTCAGTCTGCAGATGATACGCAGATGCAGGTGCAGCAGGCCACCGATGACGAGCCCTGGTGGAACAACATCGAGCACGAGAATCTGGTTCTGGAGCAGGCCCCTCAGGCCACAACTACAGCTGCAAAAAGAACCGAGGAGGAGGAACCCCCCAAAAATAGAAAGACTCTAGTTGCCGTTGAAATGGAGGGAAAAGCGAACGATTCTCCGGAAAAAGAACAGAGCCTCGAGGAGTTCAGAGAAGAACTTCGTCAGAAGAGGGAAGCTCGCCAAAATGCTGTGCAGGACATGAGAGATGAGATTGCTAGTCTTAAAAAGCAACTGGCCAAGGAACAAGCAGAAAACCGACGTTTaagaaaagaagaagatgCGGAGGATCAAACTCAGATTCAGGCTGCCAGCTTGGATACTCCTAGTAGACCTGACTCGGATCCAGATGATGAGAATCCCAGTTCCAGGAGTCGCCATGCCAATATCGAACTGGCCAGCGCCCAGTTGGCCTTGCAGCAGGCTCAGGCCGAGAATCTGTCGTTGCGCGGGGAGGTGGAGGTGGTTCAACGCCAGGTGGGAACCCTCAAGGAAGTCATCTCCTGCTGCAAGCAAATGCTGAGTGTCAAGGAGGAGCAGTGTGCTCAG CTCAAGATGAAACTCACGCAAATCGAGAACTCCTTCAGCGAGCGGGAAATGAAGATTATGTCCAATAATCTGCGCCAGGAGTACGAACGCCAACTGGTGAACATCCGCCAGTTGAGGCAACTTTATGAGGAGCGACAGAGGGTGGCAGCTGCCGAGTACGAGAATCTGCAGCGTTTGATCTCGATCAAGAGGGATGAACTCACGGCCGAGCAGGAGAA AACCAAAAACTTCGAGGAGCGCAACCAGAGCCTCTTGAAGGAGGTGGAGACGGCCAATGAGGAGCTGGCCAAGCTTCGGGAGGAGTGCAGCGAGCACAAGTTCGAGAAGCGGCTGCTCAGTGAGCAAGTAGGAGCAGTCAACATG CTCTTCAGCCAGCTGATTATGGGATTTAATGGCAAAAGCAACATGGACATCGATCGCGTCAATCGAATGCTGGAGGAGAACCGCCAGCTGCTCAATCAAATGACCCAAGCAGAGGGCAACTGCAGCGATGGTGCCACTCTGCCCAAGCTGCTCTTTGACCTTGTGGAGCAGGCCACTGCCCATGGGGACTCCGCCGGGGAATCAGACAAAAGTCGcagcgccacgcccactcccaCAAATGAGGACACCACGGACTGTTGTCAACCGGAAGCCGGAGTAGGAGCAGGAGTCATCAAAAAATCCCGGAAAAGGAGTTCGGGTGCGggtgtggatgtggatgccaCTGCGGCTTCGTTAAAAAGCCATGAGCCCGAAATTATGGGAAAAGTTGCCTCGGCCCAAGAAATCATTGGCAACTTGCCAAAAGTTTGGAAAGTgttgatggagctcttgagCCACCACAAAATCGAGCGCGTGCAGTTCGAGGAGCTGCCATCCTGCAGTGGGAGTGCGACCTCAAGTGGGGCCTCCTCGGCATCCTCCTCCGCAGCCCGTGCTCCTGGCAAGGACGAGGACGAGTCCCACCGCAAGCCACCGGAGCTTAGCGTCAGCAAGACCTACATCAAACTGAAG GACCTCATCCTGGAGAAGAAGTCGCTGGTAAAGGAGACCAACCGCCTGAAAACCCTCAACAGCCACCTGGACTACCGCCTCAACCAGCAGGAGAAGAGGCTGAGTGGGGTGAGCCTGGAGCTAACCAAAACCTGGCACCTGGTGGGCAAGATGCAGCGCCAGCACCGCCAACTCCACACCCAGGAGCAGATCCTGCGCTACCAATTGCAGCAGAAGAGGCGTCTCTTGAGCGAGCTCAAGGATGAGCTGGAGTACTGCCGCAGGAAGTGGGCATTGGCCAGGGCGAAGAACGACGAGAGCCAGGAGCAGTGTGACGAGTGGCGAAGGGAGTTTGCCAGAAGAAAGTTGGAGGACGCGAATCACTCGGCGGAGAGTGGCTACAGCGATTCTGGACCTCAGTCGGATGAGGAGAGGGATGTTTTAAGAGCGGATCTGGGTAATGTAGTGCCCGTGGAGGCCCCTACTTCGTCGGCAGTGTGTCGCAGGAAGCTCCTCAGGGATCAATTCGAGCACACACGCAAGATTAAGCGGATGCAGAGCACTTCGCCTGGTCGTCAGGGACTCGCAGGCGAGGAGGATGAGTCCGAGGAAATAGTCTTACGCTGGAACAGTGCTCCACCGACTTGTGGCTGGAGGGAAGATGCTACGTATTCCGGAGGAGAAGAAGGCggggaggaggaggacgaggagAACCAGGAAAGTGGGGCGCATGGAGGTCTTCCAAAAGCGCCACACAGCTCCAGGAGCAGGCAAAGAGTTCAAGCAGGCTCAAGTGGATCCTCTGGCACAGCCAGTCGCATCCAGAAGCTAGAGGAGCAGTGCAAAAACCTCATCCAGCAAGTCCTGGAAACCTCCGGCAATCGTGAGCGCCTCGAGATTCAGTTGTGCCAGTTCCAGGATGACATTTCTCCCGCCCAGCACGCTGTGCCTCTGGAGGAATTCATTAATAGGAAGCGTATGGAGCGAATGACCAGGGCCAGTTCGGCACCAGCCACCGGAAGTCTTACTCCCCGAGAGGAAGAGTACACCAGAAAAAGATCTGAGCGACTGGGTCGTTTGGAGGAGGAGTCGCGCCAGCTGATGTCCAGGATTAAGCGCACTGCCGACCGCGGCCAATATCTCAAAAAATCTCTAGACAGGATTAGAAGAGCACCCAGTCGAGAGGCGAGCTTTGAAAGTAACACTGAGGACGAATCAGCCCTTCCGGCATCCAAAACCGAAACCCCTCCAGATGCATCTCCACTAACCGCTGAGGAAGAGGAATATACATCCAGAAGGGCAGCGCGAATTCAGCGATTGGAGGAGGAGAGTCGGCAGTTAATATCGCAGCTATCAAGGAACACAGAACGAGGCGAAAACTTGTCGACCAAGCTGGACACCTTACATGAACAGCATGGTCCGAATCCTCAGCCGGAGCAGGTTGAAAGCTCCGCCAGCATCTCGCAAACTGTGGAGCAACGATTGGAGGACATTGAGAGGGTTTCGGCAAATAGAGCAGAACGTCTCCGATTGCTGGAAGTCCAGGGAAATGAACTGATTGCCAGGCTAAGCTCCACATCGGAAAGGGGAACCGCCATGATCAACAGGATTGCGGAAAGGGAAGCTACTCGGCGACAGGAGGCAGAACTTGTGGAGCAAACGGTGCCGACGGAGGAGGCCACCACTTCCGTTAACTCCATAGCCAGCACTAGGATTGTCGGTGAGCCGGAGGAGGAAGTCGAGGGAGCAGGTTGTTGTGTAACCGTCACCACCACCTCCTGCCAGTTGGCACTAAAACTACAATCCACAGGAGCCATCCCCAAGAACACTACGATGAGGGGCAGACCCCAATCGCAGTTGTGTGCTGCCGCGCGGCAGGATGATGCAGTCAAGAAGAGATCTTCTGGAAAGGAAGCTGTCGAGAAGGAGGCACCCGAAACGCTCGAGGACATGGTGCAGAGACTAAGGGCACTGCCTTTCCCAGGGAAAACTCAGGAAAATGAGTCTGTGGAATCGGAAAATAAAGGAGTACCGAACTCCTTGGAGACCCATAATCTCCAGGATGTCAAGAACCAAGAAGAAAAGattagggaagaagaaattgAAGATCAAGAGTCGGAAGAATCTCCAGCGGAGCAACTGGAGGAGCGGAAACAAACGGATGAGGAACACTGA